One genomic segment of Catalinimonas alkaloidigena includes these proteins:
- a CDS encoding RagB/SusD family nutrient uptake outer membrane protein codes for MLASCEDVLNLNEVPRDRVSGEQVFQDEAFAEALAADLYAKFPFTSFSTPNGGHNFAGSLGHHDLGTQRGGSFTGCRTHGGMNINTDCEGLWDYEYIRELNFFIENIRESPLSENFKTQMEGEVKVLRAALYYKMQKRYGGVPLVDVVLDPFEEVPEEYTVRSTEEAIADFIDTELETAAGMLSEDSEQTGRVNRWTAYAYKARANLWSASIANFGTLADNRLTGIPSSRADEFYEKASAAARQVINSGNYSLLQGSDPVQTFFNIGVEDSNAETIFEKIYNGVEINHAFAHQNQPTPYSEGQGSQLNPTLELVNHFENLDGTFSTPALGPDNLYPTGSAPWDNKDPRLHATVFFEGSLYAGNVVELYEGIDPTVGGTNPDAVISEVGVSHNGKPSVGSASRRQANQFFPSTGFLLKKLVAETPLIPDDTERYNWKELRLAEMYLIAAESEFELGNLADAAMYLNYTRERVGLMPLNSGTITRDRVRIERTSELIYEGHRWDDLRRWRTALDVLDGQIVHGLRVIYHDDSGQYYFLEINGEATQREFRPEHYYNPITQERIETNGDLVENPGY; via the coding sequence TTGTTAGCTTCCTGTGAAGACGTTTTAAACCTCAACGAGGTTCCCCGAGATCGGGTAAGTGGTGAGCAGGTATTTCAGGATGAGGCTTTTGCAGAAGCATTAGCTGCAGACTTATACGCAAAATTTCCCTTTACGAGTTTTTCAACCCCCAATGGTGGCCATAATTTTGCCGGATCGCTTGGGCATCATGATTTAGGCACTCAGCGAGGTGGAAGCTTTACCGGCTGCAGAACACATGGTGGGATGAATATCAACACAGATTGTGAAGGTTTATGGGATTATGAATATATAAGAGAGCTGAATTTTTTTATTGAAAATATCCGGGAATCTCCTCTTTCTGAAAACTTTAAGACACAGATGGAAGGTGAAGTCAAAGTTTTGAGGGCGGCTTTATATTACAAAATGCAAAAGCGCTACGGAGGCGTGCCCCTGGTTGATGTTGTACTCGATCCCTTTGAAGAGGTCCCGGAGGAATATACAGTAAGAAGCACCGAAGAAGCTATTGCTGACTTTATAGATACTGAATTGGAAACAGCGGCTGGTATGTTGTCCGAAGATTCAGAACAAACCGGCCGGGTGAATCGCTGGACTGCCTATGCCTATAAAGCTAGGGCAAATCTTTGGTCTGCTTCTATTGCAAATTTTGGAACTTTGGCAGATAACCGGCTAACGGGAATCCCATCATCCAGAGCAGATGAGTTTTATGAGAAAGCAAGTGCGGCAGCCAGACAAGTAATTAATTCAGGTAATTATTCACTGCTTCAAGGTTCAGATCCAGTCCAAACATTTTTTAATATTGGCGTTGAGGATTCAAATGCTGAAACCATCTTTGAAAAGATTTACAATGGTGTTGAAATCAATCATGCCTTTGCTCACCAAAACCAACCAACACCCTACTCAGAAGGGCAAGGTTCACAACTGAACCCTACCCTGGAATTGGTAAATCACTTTGAGAATCTGGACGGTACGTTTAGTACGCCTGCATTAGGACCTGATAATTTGTATCCTACCGGTTCTGCACCCTGGGATAACAAAGACCCCAGACTGCATGCGACAGTATTCTTTGAAGGTTCCTTGTATGCAGGTAATGTGGTGGAATTATATGAAGGTATAGATCCAACTGTGGGTGGAACTAATCCGGATGCGGTCATTTCAGAAGTTGGTGTTTCTCATAACGGGAAGCCTTCTGTAGGAAGTGCCAGCCGAAGACAGGCAAATCAATTTTTCCCTTCCACGGGATTTCTGCTAAAGAAATTAGTAGCCGAAACTCCACTGATACCTGATGATACAGAACGGTATAATTGGAAAGAGTTGAGATTGGCAGAGATGTATCTAATTGCAGCCGAGAGTGAATTCGAGCTTGGCAATCTGGCAGATGCGGCTATGTACCTTAACTACACACGTGAACGGGTTGGGTTAATGCCCTTGAATTCAGGAACCATCACTCGTGATCGTGTGAGAATTGAAAGGACGAGTGAGTTGATCTATGAAGGTCATCGCTGGGATGATCTGCGTAGATGGAGAACTGCTTTAGATGTGTTAGATGGACAAATTGTACACGGTCTTCGGGTGATTTATCATGATGATTCAGGGCAATACTATTTTCTTGAAATTAATGGTGAAGCTACTCAACGTGAGTTTCGTCCAGAGCATTATTACAATCCTATTACCCAGGAGAGAATTGAAACTAATGGAGACTTGGTAGAGAATCCTGGATATTAG
- a CDS encoding SusC/RagA family TonB-linked outer membrane protein, with translation MNNYLKYLFKILFFLFLSAALGNAYGQSLALQSKSDRATNQDDKEALSNALLEIGKKHQVRFSFDKEVVENRFVEKGKLPDATLEDALNSLLKPFQLDYKKIDDVHYVIIRGNNKGDKIKKVSKESLQEASLEHRLNGNNFLYQSIPPGRVKQNLEQTISGTVTDEESGEPLPGVNVLAKGTTTGTVTGIDGKYRLTVDDDIETVVFSSIGYLSQEVAINGRSTINVVLTTDIKSLSEVVVIGYGTQIESRVTGSIARADPEDMARVSTPTVGQALQGRVPGVFIKNQNGQPGQNKTAINIRGFGEPLYIVDGLPVDEAVFSNLNPNDIAELNVLKDAASAAVYGARAGNGVVLVTTKRGTAGDIQFSYRGDVGLQGLTMVPDAIDSWEYMALFNMRNLDQGIGLRWSPATVADFRAHNDGSDPENFPSVDMFELIPRKTAPMITHDLSLRGGSERVRYFISGNMFDQTGLERNVFGDTDTKFKRYNIRGNVDVNVSEKFDFNLDMSYNLQNFYGPRNAFEGTNWSQGQGIFARSGRWRPFHSIEELPGGHLEFPRGAPEGQTVNPLNLASADIGGSQEFQRGFIDFKLGGKYQLLPGLSTSATINYQGTNLQEKMFQKRGPEYRYNADTEQHEFVRALNADTRVERRNSQTENINFQYFLNGDFSFGEDHTLTSMYVFEFIQQDFERIDASRILYEFPIAQLSAGPPSQQFNNDVISRNKRMGHIGRISYNYADKYSLEVSARYDGSMRFPEDSRWGFFPSVSGAWNVTEESFMQDIGALNFLTFLKLRGSWGRLGFDAAGDFQFLSTFSFDDFYIFQDKTLRRTISTDGLPNPNITWEKMDIINFGLDASFWEGKLEATFDVFRRHRFDVLGQRILEVPPVVGAVLPQQNFQEFENQGLELSLQHSNTINSNWNYSIGGNFGIYEEIVEHTDEPDFINKEVERREKQIGRRVITGGRNNVDIFYLETDGLFTSQEEIDNWADIDGSGNRSIQIGDARVIDRNGDGRITDADKYIATSGTQPRMTFGFQTRVSWKGLELVSFWQGASRFGWNLTWSEFEAPFPSNGVALQKDINDAYIPENEFGLPTVSAAAARWPRASGRFDNDYDMFLIDGSYLRLKQLQLGYTLPTNLIDMIGLRRVKVYAGGTNLLTFSDLDFLDPEIDEDPAQFFGNYHPQTRVINFGIEIDF, from the coding sequence ATGAACAATTATTTAAAGTATCTGTTCAAAATTTTATTTTTTCTGTTTCTATCAGCAGCATTAGGAAATGCTTACGGCCAAAGCCTTGCACTTCAATCCAAATCTGATAGAGCTACAAATCAGGATGACAAAGAGGCACTAAGTAATGCCTTGCTTGAAATTGGGAAAAAGCATCAGGTGCGTTTCAGTTTTGACAAAGAAGTTGTTGAAAACAGGTTTGTTGAAAAAGGAAAACTTCCTGATGCCACCCTTGAAGACGCACTCAATTCCTTGCTGAAGCCTTTCCAACTTGATTATAAGAAAATTGATGATGTGCACTATGTTATTATTAGAGGGAACAATAAGGGTGATAAAATAAAAAAAGTTTCCAAAGAATCTCTCCAAGAGGCAAGTCTAGAGCACAGGCTAAATGGTAATAACTTCCTTTATCAATCCATTCCGCCAGGGAGAGTTAAACAAAATTTAGAACAAACCATAAGCGGTACGGTCACTGATGAAGAAAGTGGGGAGCCACTGCCTGGTGTCAATGTTTTGGCCAAAGGGACTACCACAGGAACAGTTACTGGTATTGATGGCAAATACAGATTAACCGTCGATGATGATATCGAAACAGTAGTATTCTCCTCAATCGGGTATCTTTCCCAAGAAGTAGCAATTAATGGAAGAAGTACTATTAATGTTGTTTTAACCACGGATATTAAATCACTTTCAGAAGTAGTTGTGATTGGTTATGGTACTCAAATAGAATCTAGGGTAACGGGAAGTATCGCAAGAGCGGATCCGGAAGATATGGCAAGGGTGTCAACTCCGACTGTAGGTCAGGCATTGCAGGGGCGAGTTCCGGGAGTTTTTATTAAAAACCAGAATGGTCAACCCGGGCAGAATAAGACTGCAATCAATATACGCGGATTTGGCGAACCTCTTTACATTGTTGATGGCTTGCCTGTTGATGAGGCGGTTTTTTCAAATTTGAACCCAAATGATATTGCAGAACTCAATGTGCTGAAAGACGCAGCATCGGCAGCAGTTTATGGAGCAAGAGCCGGAAATGGTGTTGTCCTCGTTACAACAAAACGAGGGACTGCTGGTGATATTCAATTTTCTTACAGAGGAGATGTGGGACTTCAGGGATTGACAATGGTACCAGACGCCATTGACTCCTGGGAATACATGGCATTGTTTAACATGAGAAACCTCGATCAAGGTATTGGTCTTCGTTGGTCACCCGCGACCGTTGCGGACTTCAGAGCGCATAATGATGGATCAGATCCCGAAAATTTTCCAAGTGTAGATATGTTTGAATTGATCCCTCGTAAAACAGCGCCAATGATAACGCACGATCTATCGCTCAGGGGAGGAAGTGAACGTGTCCGCTATTTTATATCCGGAAATATGTTTGATCAAACCGGCCTGGAACGCAATGTTTTTGGAGATACAGATACAAAATTTAAAAGGTATAATATTCGCGGAAATGTAGATGTAAATGTTTCTGAGAAGTTCGATTTTAACCTTGATATGAGTTATAACCTGCAGAATTTTTACGGGCCCAGAAATGCTTTTGAAGGTACAAATTGGTCGCAAGGCCAGGGGATTTTTGCTCGTAGCGGACGTTGGCGCCCGTTTCACTCGATTGAAGAGTTACCCGGTGGGCATCTTGAATTCCCCAGAGGTGCGCCCGAAGGGCAAACAGTAAACCCTTTGAATTTAGCAAGCGCAGATATCGGTGGTTCTCAGGAGTTTCAGAGAGGCTTTATTGATTTTAAACTGGGAGGCAAGTATCAACTTCTTCCGGGATTAAGCACAAGTGCTACAATAAATTATCAAGGTACCAACTTGCAGGAAAAGATGTTTCAAAAAAGAGGTCCTGAATATCGCTACAATGCAGATACAGAACAGCATGAGTTTGTCCGTGCTCTGAATGCCGATACCAGGGTAGAACGAAGAAATAGTCAAACCGAAAATATAAACTTTCAATATTTTTTAAACGGAGATTTTTCATTCGGAGAGGATCATACATTAACCAGTATGTATGTGTTTGAATTCATCCAGCAAGATTTTGAAAGAATTGATGCAAGTCGTATCCTATACGAATTCCCGATTGCACAATTGAGCGCTGGGCCTCCCAGCCAACAATTTAACAATGATGTAATCAGCAGAAACAAAAGGATGGGCCATATTGGCAGAATTAGTTACAATTATGCCGATAAATATTCTCTGGAGGTAAGTGCAAGATATGATGGATCCATGAGGTTTCCGGAAGATTCCCGATGGGGCTTTTTTCCATCCGTTTCCGGAGCATGGAATGTTACAGAAGAATCATTTATGCAGGACATTGGGGCGTTGAATTTCCTGACATTTTTGAAACTTCGAGGTTCTTGGGGGCGACTTGGATTTGATGCTGCTGGTGACTTTCAATTTTTGTCAACATTCTCTTTTGACGACTTTTACATCTTTCAGGACAAAACCCTTAGGAGAACTATCAGTACTGACGGGCTTCCTAATCCTAATATTACCTGGGAAAAAATGGATATTATCAATTTTGGTTTAGACGCATCCTTCTGGGAGGGTAAGTTAGAAGCTACATTTGATGTATTCAGAAGGCATCGTTTTGATGTGTTGGGTCAACGCATATTAGAAGTTCCGCCTGTCGTAGGAGCAGTATTACCTCAACAAAATTTCCAGGAGTTTGAAAACCAAGGGCTGGAATTAAGTTTACAGCATAGCAACACAATAAATAGTAATTGGAATTATTCTATCGGTGGTAATTTTGGGATCTACGAGGAAATAGTAGAACATACCGATGAGCCTGATTTTATCAATAAAGAAGTCGAGCGGCGCGAAAAACAGATTGGCCGACGGGTAATTACTGGTGGGCGAAATAATGTAGATATATTCTATTTAGAAACCGACGGCCTTTTCACTTCTCAGGAAGAAATTGATAATTGGGCAGATATAGACGGTAGTGGAAACCGGTCTATACAGATAGGGGATGCAAGAGTCATAGACAGGAATGGGGATGGCAGGATCACCGACGCTGATAAGTATATTGCTACCTCTGGTACCCAGCCAAGAATGACTTTCGGATTTCAAACACGTGTATCATGGAAGGGCCTTGAGCTTGTCTCATTCTGGCAGGGTGCGTCTAGGTTCGGTTGGAATTTGACATGGAGTGAGTTTGAGGCACCATTCCCATCTAATGGAGTTGCCCTGCAAAAAGACATAAATGATGCATATATACCTGAAAATGAATTTGGTCTACCAACGGTAAGTGCAGCAGCTGCAAGGTGGCCGCGAGCATCAGGAAGGTTCGATAATGATTATGATATGTTTTTGATAGATGGGTCCTACTTACGCCTCAAACAGCTACAGTTAGGTTATACCCTTCCTACAAATTTAATTGATATGATTGGGTTAAGAAGGGTGAAAGTGTACGCAGGAGGTACTAATTTATTGACGTTCTCAGATCTTGATTTTTTAGATCCTGAAATTGATGAAGATCCAGCACAGTTTTTTGGCAACTACCATCCCCAGACGCGTGTGATCAATTTTGGGATTGAAATTGATTTCTAA
- a CDS encoding FecR family protein translates to MNYQNFDLIDFMMDEAFQEWVLNPTLESQKFWENWVRDNPDKVPVIQKARAIILDVDFEESNIDEFNKEKILQNIKAVINTETLTEELNILKESKEFHEDDEIGEKLIYSLPTQHSIIKRWHKAAIAASVSLIVMMGIWLVISNTQQVFYSTNFGETKTFNLPDGSEVVLSANSSISYEQKWQGEHDREIDLKGEAFFSVVHTENDQKFIVHSNGVAIEVLGTEFNVNNRRGKTQVVLQSGKVKLNLNTELDKHSAETILNMEPGELVEISEKDQKVTKRVVNPEKYALWTKDVLVFDSVPLKEVFNMIQDMYGYNVTVKDSGIENKIFEAEISSKDIDLIIEIIAQSFMLDIKKQGNELIVRKI, encoded by the coding sequence ATGAATTACCAAAATTTTGACCTGATAGATTTTATGATGGATGAAGCTTTTCAGGAGTGGGTATTGAATCCAACACTAGAATCGCAAAAATTTTGGGAAAATTGGGTAAGAGATAACCCTGATAAAGTACCTGTAATCCAGAAAGCTAGAGCCATTATTCTGGATGTAGATTTTGAAGAAAGTAATATTGATGAATTCAACAAGGAAAAGATTCTACAAAACATTAAAGCTGTTATCAATACGGAAACACTTACAGAGGAATTAAATATCCTAAAAGAAAGTAAGGAATTTCATGAAGATGATGAAATAGGTGAAAAGCTTATTTATTCTCTACCTACTCAACATTCAATTATCAAGAGGTGGCATAAAGCAGCTATTGCAGCTTCTGTAAGCTTAATAGTCATGATGGGAATATGGCTGGTAATTTCTAATACTCAGCAAGTTTTTTATTCAACAAATTTTGGAGAGACTAAAACCTTTAACCTTCCTGATGGCTCAGAAGTAGTATTAAGCGCTAACTCTAGCATCAGTTATGAACAGAAATGGCAAGGGGAGCATGATCGGGAGATAGATTTGAAGGGAGAAGCATTTTTTTCAGTAGTACATACTGAAAATGACCAGAAGTTTATCGTACATTCTAATGGTGTAGCTATAGAAGTTTTGGGTACAGAATTCAATGTAAATAACAGGAGAGGCAAAACCCAGGTGGTACTTCAATCCGGAAAAGTAAAGTTAAACCTAAATACTGAGCTTGATAAACATTCTGCTGAGACAATATTAAATATGGAACCAGGAGAACTGGTAGAAATTTCTGAAAAAGATCAGAAAGTAACTAAAAGAGTTGTAAACCCCGAAAAATACGCTCTCTGGACAAAAGATGTTCTTGTATTTGATTCTGTTCCGCTAAAAGAAGTATTTAATATGATTCAGGATATGTATGGGTACAATGTGACAGTGAAAGATAGTGGCATAGAAAATAAAATATTTGAGGCAGAAATCTCCTCCAAAGACATTGATCTCATTATTGAGATTATAGCTCAATCTTTTATGCTGGATATAAAAAAGCAGGGCAATGAATTAATTGTTAGAAAAATATAG
- a CDS encoding RNA polymerase sigma factor produces MDNSLQNRSSRKSEHTEGALLWVKMKEGNDHAFTHIYNLYFDDLCRYGKRITDDKELVEDSLQDLFVEIWKSRRDLPTLHTVKYYLYKRLKRKIIKKLVDQRKASLEFNVLEKYNFTIVFSKESELISQQFSEYQQRKLLNALNSLTRRQKEAITLRFYDGLTNQEVAGLLSMDIRSVRNLIYRAMLTIKKEMIKFALLLCALIIS; encoded by the coding sequence TTGGATAACTCATTACAAAATAGATCTTCCAGAAAATCAGAACATACAGAAGGCGCCTTACTATGGGTTAAAATGAAGGAGGGAAACGATCACGCATTTACTCATATTTATAATCTGTACTTTGATGATTTGTGTCGCTATGGAAAAAGAATTACTGACGATAAAGAATTAGTTGAGGACAGTCTTCAAGACCTTTTTGTAGAAATCTGGAAGAGCAGAAGAGACCTTCCAACTCTACACACAGTTAAGTATTATTTATATAAGCGTCTCAAAAGAAAAATCATCAAAAAGCTGGTTGACCAAAGAAAAGCTTCTTTGGAATTCAATGTGCTGGAAAAGTATAATTTTACCATTGTTTTTTCAAAAGAGTCAGAACTGATCTCACAACAATTTTCTGAATATCAACAAAGGAAGCTACTCAATGCCCTTAACTCCCTTACAAGAAGACAGAAGGAAGCTATTACATTAAGATTTTATGATGGCTTGACTAATCAGGAGGTTGCAGGCTTGCTTTCTATGGATATCAGATCAGTACGAAACCTTATTTACCGAGCTATGCTCACAATTAAGAAAGAAATGATAAAATTTGCATTGCTACTTTGTGCATTGATAATTTCCTGA
- a CDS encoding transposase: MRWDQIFGFLPPVSGNHHDLYELETRLEDQIADLKKSDIDVDGLFLNADAGFDSNSFRHTCFRHGIQLNALLNTRNINNLADCDYYFDELIYKERYVIERTNGWMDAWRSFLNRFDKTLVSGRAWHHIYALCSWCLYLQKV; the protein is encoded by the coding sequence ATGAGATGGGATCAAATTTTTGGGTTTTTACCGCCTGTTTCGGGTAATCATCATGATCTGTATGAATTAGAAACACGATTAGAAGATCAGATTGCCGACTTGAAAAAAAGCGATATTGACGTAGATGGACTATTTCTCAACGCTGATGCTGGGTTTGACAGCAATAGCTTTCGCCATACCTGTTTCAGGCACGGTATTCAACTAAATGCACTGCTTAACACACGTAACATCAACAATTTAGCTGATTGCGATTACTATTTTGATGAACTCATTTACAAGGAACGCTACGTTATTGAAAGAACTAATGGCTGGATGGATGCATGGCGCAGTTTCCTAAATCGTTTTGACAAAACTTTAGTGAGTGGGAGGGCTTGGCATCATATCTATGCCTTGTGCAGTTGGTGTCTCTATCTTCAAAAAGTTTAA
- a CDS encoding FAD-dependent oxidoreductase: MFAATKHIRVKPYTIPYRCLYSRNIENLFMAGRVISTTHVAFGSTREMRTCSMMGEAVGYAAYVARKTIPIPREYISNIWMNS; encoded by the coding sequence ATTTTTGCGGCTACCAAACACATCAGAGTAAAGCCATATACCATTCCTTACCGCTGCCTTTATTCACGCAATATTGAAAACCTTTTCATGGCCGGACGTGTCATCAGCACAACCCATGTAGCTTTCGGAAGTACCCGGGAGATGCGTACCTGTAGTATGATGGGAGAAGCGGTAGGCTATGCAGCATATGTAGCCAGAAAAACAATACCAATCCCCAGGGAGTATATCAGCAACATCTGGATGAATTCATAG
- a CDS encoding FAD-dependent oxidoreductase, whose amino-acid sequence MTKNINISSTIIGFESSSFSFPSYKTIGNFNTITEAEEIRDHSLRAIYGNWSYLKNEKKDKYANYELAWVAYIGGKRESRRLLGDHILTQMDIQEGEVYPDATVTATWTIDLHFPDEENSRYLPGEEFLRLPNTSE is encoded by the coding sequence ATTACTAAAAATATAAACATTTCAAGTACAATAATTGGTTTTGAGTCTTCATCTTTCTCGTTCCCTTCATATAAAACTATCGGTAATTTCAATACGATCACAGAAGCCGAAGAGATCAGGGACCATAGCCTGAGAGCCATTTATGGAAACTGGTCTTATTTAAAAAATGAGAAGAAAGATAAATATGCCAATTACGAACTAGCCTGGGTAGCCTATATCGGCGGAAAGAGAGAATCCAGAAGGTTATTGGGTGACCATATCCTCACGCAAATGGACATTCAGGAGGGTGAGGTGTATCCTGATGCTACAGTTACCGCTACCTGGACCATTGACCTGCATTTCCCGGATGAAGAAAATTCACGGTACCTTCCCGGAGAGGAATTTTTGCGGCTACCAAACACATCAGAGTAA
- a CDS encoding DUF1593 domain-containing protein, translated as MRLYLINVLALFTTVALGQGVKQESDSGKAYRIIISSDFPPLDVIPGGAGYGPAEKRSDPDDIQSMVRLLLYTNDLEVEGLIASSGTFANIADKQNILDILDLYDKVDENLRQHDSNYPTADYLKSVTWEGRSGNWGKPVDEIIGEGKDSEASETFISVVDQADPRPIWVAIWGGPQEVAQAIWKVKKTRSKEELDAFLSKLRIFMIGLGDKPGQDGSGQWLLDNFPDLFMIVSQKTYSGMFAQDSPLGNLEWLNTNIRKNHGPLGAIYPPSGFNPDSPGMQEGDTPTFLHLISAIRGVNDPDNPKEESWGGQYVQPDTTKNHWYDGPGAKSITKWLEDIQEDFAKRADWMLP; from the coding sequence ATGAGACTCTATTTGATAAATGTTCTTGCGCTATTTACTACGGTAGCTCTTGGCCAAGGTGTAAAACAAGAATCTGATTCAGGTAAAGCCTATCGCATTATTATTTCAAGTGATTTCCCACCCTTAGACGTAATCCCTGGAGGAGCTGGCTATGGCCCTGCAGAGAAGCGTAGCGACCCTGATGATATACAATCTATGGTTCGGCTTCTTTTGTACACGAATGATTTAGAGGTAGAAGGTCTGATAGCATCCTCCGGTACATTTGCCAACATTGCGGACAAGCAAAATATATTGGACATACTGGATTTGTATGATAAGGTAGATGAAAACCTGCGCCAACACGACTCCAATTATCCTACAGCCGACTACCTTAAATCAGTGACTTGGGAAGGCAGATCAGGCAATTGGGGTAAACCAGTTGATGAGATCATAGGTGAAGGAAAGGACAGTGAAGCTTCGGAAACATTTATTAGCGTGGTAGACCAGGCTGACCCTCGCCCGATTTGGGTAGCAATTTGGGGAGGACCACAAGAGGTAGCACAGGCGATTTGGAAGGTAAAGAAGACAAGAAGCAAAGAAGAATTGGATGCATTTTTAAGTAAGCTGAGGATTTTTATGATAGGTTTGGGCGATAAGCCAGGGCAGGACGGTTCAGGTCAGTGGCTACTTGATAATTTTCCAGATTTGTTCATGATTGTCTCTCAGAAAACTTATTCCGGCATGTTTGCCCAGGATTCCCCTCTAGGAAATCTTGAGTGGCTTAATACGAACATTCGTAAAAACCATGGGCCATTAGGGGCTATATATCCGCCATCAGGTTTCAATCCTGATAGTCCGGGGATGCAGGAAGGAGATACGCCTACATTCCTTCATTTAATAAGTGCTATACGAGGAGTGAATGATCCTGATAATCCCAAGGAGGAAAGCTGGGGAGGACAATACGTGCAGCCAGACACCACCAAGAATCATTGGTATGACGGACCGGGAGCAAAAAGTATTACTAAATGGCTAGAAGATATCCAAGAAGATTTCGCTAAACGTGCGGATTGGATGCTTCCTTGA